From Anopheles coluzzii chromosome 3, AcolN3, whole genome shotgun sequence, the proteins below share one genomic window:
- the LOC120958760 gene encoding CWF19-like protein 2, producing MGSFSTSDSEEERKQRKHKKKEKKSKKSKKEKKHKKEKKHKRHRRHRSSSSSSAGSESDQWVEALPATTDGPSRQSPEAKLEREDWMNSMPIPTYSREPKKEDKKNSTPADQQQQQYDPKTSVRELNPYWKNGGSGLPSFRKPANDEDDYDERDDYYRRRANESQQPQQQHRPSNAGWKKSARETTANIIAPREDDKRVEKEQESVNKPDALDEQLLTDEQLNELGAKIIKAELLGNTAQAESLKLKLEKAKAYRNEVQANKKQHPSLRHDPPAQKRRISTDEPITYVTGKQGSERSQRFDGRKQKRYQQNLPPGPDLADKFRSERVENDNMDAQFFKVSAKMGDGKRLENIFDHQKASSSAAGMDGIEERSVKDMNRMAKAQADCERCLNSSVFGQEQVISMGKNVYLAIPTWRALQPKHCFIVPVGHYPCLTQVDEDVHRDIVDVCKALVQMFRKHGMEVVFFETVRYLHRNPHTYIQCVPAKDYEMAPFYFKKAILESETEWAMNKKLHTVEGFNVRRTVPKGLPYFWVNFNMESGFAHVIEDQELFPVTFATETIAGILGLDTRDWRKPRKEMNPAQKVEEFKRWWSEYDSILQTK from the exons ATGGGATCTTTTTCCACCTCCGACAGCGAGGAAGAGCGCAAACAGCGCAagcacaagaaaaaggagaaaaagtccaaaaaatccaaaaaggagaaaaagcataaaaaagaaaagaaacacaaacgcCACCGGCGGCATcgctcgtcctcgtcgtccagCGCGGGAAGCGAAAGCGATCAGTGGGTTGAGGCACTGCCAGCAACTACGGATGGCCCCTCCCGACAGTCACCCGAAGCGAAGCTCGAGCGTGAAGATTGGATGAACAGCATGCCGATACCGACGTACAGCCGGGAGCCGAAAAAGGAGGACAAGAAAAACAGTACGCCCgcggaccagcagcagcagcagtacgatcCGAAGACAAGCGTCCGTGAGCTGAATCCGTACTGGAAGAACGGGGGCAGCGGGTTGCCCAGCTTCCGCAAACCGGCCAATGATGAGGATGACTACGACGAGCGGGATGATTACTACCGACGTCGTGCGAACGAGTcacagcagccgcagcaacagcatcggCCTAGTAATGCTGGATGGAAAAAATCCGCTCGAGAAACCACTGCAAATATAATCGCACCAAGGGAAGATGATAAAAGGGTAGAAAAAGAACAGGAAAGCGTGAACAAACCGGATGCTCTCGATGAACAGCTCCTGACGGACGAGCAGTTGAATGAGCTAGGAGCTAAAATCATCAAAGCGGAACTGCTCGGCAACACCGCGCAGGCGGAAAGTTTAAAGCTGAAGCTAGAAAAGGCGAAAGCTTACCGTAATGAAGTGCAAGCGAACAAAAAGCAGCATCCGTCCCTCCGCCATGATCCGCCTGCTCAGAAACGAAGAATAAGCACGGACGAGCCAATCACGTACGTTACCGGCAAACAGGGCAGTGAACGGTCCCAGCGCTTCGACGGTAGGAAGCAGAAACGCTACCAGCAAAATCTACCACCCGGGCCGGATCTGGCCGACAAGTTCCGGTCCGAGCGAGTCGAGAACGACAACATGGACGCACAGTTCTTCAAAGTGTCCGCGAAGATGGGCGACGGCAAGCGATTGGAAAACATCTTCGACCACCAGAAGGCGTCCTCGTCCGCTGCCGGTATGGATGGCATCGAAGAGCGGTCGGTCAAGGACATGAACCGTATGGCCAAGGCACAGGCCGACTGTGAGCGTTGCCTCAACTCGTCCGTGTTCGGTCAGGAGCAGGTCATTTCGATGGGCAAAAACGTTTACCTCGCGATACCGACTTGGCGAGCGCTACAACCCAAGCACTGCTTCATTGTACCGGTCGGTCACTATCCCTGCCTGACGCAGGTCGACGAGGACGTTCATCGGGACATTGTAGACGTGTGCAAGGCGCTGGTGCAGATGTTCCGCAAGCACGGCATGGAGGTGGTATTTTTCGAAACGGTTCGCTACCTGCACCGCAACCCGCACACGTACATCCAGTGCGTGCCGGCGAAGGATTACGAGATGGCACCGTTCTACTTCAAGAAAGCGATCCTCGAGTCGGAGACAGAGTGGGCCATGAACAAAAAGCTACACACCGTGGAGGGGTTCAATGTGCGGCGCACGGTGCCGAAGGGTTTGCCCTACTTTTGGGTGAACTTTAACATGGAGAGCGGGTTCGCGCACGTGATCGAGGATCAGGAACTGTTTCCGGTTACCTTTGCAACG GAAACTATTGCCGGCATTCTTGGGCTCGATACGCGAGATTGGCGCAAACCGAGGAAGGAGATGAATCCGGCCCAAAAAGTGGAAGAGTTTAAGCGGTGGTGGAGCGAATATGACTCCATTctgcaaacaaaataa
- the LOC120958358 gene encoding 40S ribosomal protein S19a yields MPGITVKDVDQDKVVEGVALFLKKSGKLKVPEYVDLIKTAKFKELAPTDPDWFYVRCASILRRLYHHSPAGIGSICRIYGGRQRHGVRPSHFCRADGSATRKAVQALEAIKMIERHADGGRKLSSQGQRDLDRIAAQISSKKREAAKKEAAQVLKLQE; encoded by the exons ATGCCTGGAATCACCGTAAAGGACGTTGATCAAGACAAAGTGGTTGAGGGTGTTGCCCTTTTCCTCAAGAA GTCTGGAAAGCTGAAGGTGCCGGAGTATGTGGATCTGATCAAGACTGCCAAGTTCAAGGAGCTGGCCCCGACCGACCCGGACTGGTTCTACGTCCGCTGTGCCTCGATCCTGCGCCGCCTGTACCACCACAGCCCGGCCGGCATCGGGTCGATCTGCCGCATCTACGGTGGCCGCCAGCGCCACGGTGTGCGACCGTCCCACTTCTGCCGGGCCGACGGTAGCGCCACCCGCAAGGCCGTCCAGGCCCTCGAAGCCATCAAGATGATCGAGCGGCACGCGGACGGTGGCCGCAAGCTCTCCAGCCAGGGCCAGCGCGATCTGGACCGCATCGCAGCCCAGATTTCCAGCAAGAAGCGCGAAGCGGCCAAGAAGGAAGCCGCCCAGGTGCTGAAGCTGCAGGAataa